The following are encoded in a window of Methylicorpusculum oleiharenae genomic DNA:
- a CDS encoding Hsp20/alpha crystallin family protein, whose product MPTRDLESWMWAEACAMIDRADRLHRQFFRPSEMKSRPPSWEPPVDIYETRCEFKIMIALPGVNPEQVKVLLEKDHLIVNGKRHLPVSAETDIRRLEIPYGRFERIIDLPAGHFEIGNREFLNGCLLISLQKI is encoded by the coding sequence ATGCCAACTCGTGATCTTGAATCCTGGATGTGGGCGGAAGCCTGTGCAATGATAGATAGGGCAGACCGCTTGCACCGACAGTTCTTTAGGCCCAGCGAGATGAAATCCAGACCGCCTTCGTGGGAGCCGCCTGTCGACATTTATGAAACCCGGTGTGAATTCAAGATCATGATCGCCCTCCCCGGCGTTAATCCGGAACAGGTAAAAGTCCTGCTTGAAAAAGACCATCTGATTGTGAACGGCAAACGCCATCTGCCGGTCAGCGCAGAAACTGACATAAGAAGACTGGAAATCCCCTACGGGCGGTTCGAACGAATTATTGACCTGCCTGCCGGACATTTTGAAATCGGTAACCGTGAATTTTTAAACGGTTGTTTATTGATCTCACTACAAAAAATTTAA
- a CDS encoding HlyD family efflux transporter periplasmic adaptor subunit, producing the protein MSDTNVLPNSFSTATPITAVQDYSLYTQEMLGKPPGWLLRWGGFVVLGCLAALLAASWQVKYPDVISASVTITTPQPPIRIVSQRDGQIRWLRKGERDRVSQGETLAWIDNPADIDAVSALRQWLSNNRKELFNGNITALDMPPENLTLGELNEAYASFYKSLDEFRFFLEQQPFAQKLENARAKQVQLQQMLKQHHSEHAVLKEQKTLLEGHVTRYQKLIEKHFVAEQAVDEKRLDVLRNTHQQEQLSIEQARTQLEITRLAGELISLDLANQQQQKDYKLSLEENYQKLLSAVESWEKNYTLTAPIPGRLVKFKFWSDKQFVKAGEEVVTVVPEEGQGIIAKINMPLANSGKVKQGHKILIKLAGYPFQEFGLIESQVDTISLLPDKDHYSVQAKLAYPLITSANKMLPFEQEMQGRADIVTEDMRLLERVFYQIRRLLLDRGNLV; encoded by the coding sequence ATGAGCGATACTAATGTTTTACCTAATTCCTTCAGCACAGCTACTCCTATAACAGCCGTTCAGGACTACAGTCTCTATACCCAGGAGATGTTGGGCAAACCGCCGGGTTGGCTGCTACGCTGGGGCGGTTTCGTGGTTTTAGGTTGCCTGGCTGCGCTGCTCGCAGCATCGTGGCAGGTTAAATATCCTGATGTCATTTCCGCTTCCGTTACAATTACCACACCTCAGCCGCCGATACGCATTGTCAGTCAGCGTGACGGGCAAATACGCTGGCTGAGAAAAGGCGAGCGTGACCGGGTCAGTCAAGGCGAAACGCTGGCCTGGATCGATAATCCGGCTGATATCGACGCTGTCAGTGCTTTGAGGCAATGGCTCAGTAACAACCGGAAAGAGCTTTTCAACGGAAATATCACGGCACTGGACATGCCGCCCGAAAATTTGACCTTGGGTGAACTGAATGAGGCCTATGCAAGCTTTTACAAGAGCCTGGATGAGTTCAGGTTTTTTCTGGAACAGCAGCCTTTTGCGCAGAAACTGGAAAATGCCAGAGCCAAACAAGTGCAACTGCAACAGATGCTGAAACAGCATCATTCTGAACATGCCGTATTAAAGGAGCAAAAAACGTTGTTGGAAGGGCATGTGACGCGGTATCAAAAGTTGATAGAAAAACATTTTGTCGCAGAGCAGGCCGTCGATGAAAAGCGCCTGGATGTCTTGCGTAATACTCACCAACAAGAGCAATTATCTATTGAACAGGCCCGGACACAATTGGAAATCACACGATTGGCAGGCGAGTTGATCAGTCTTGATCTGGCAAACCAGCAGCAACAAAAAGACTATAAGCTGAGCCTTGAAGAAAATTATCAAAAATTACTCTCCGCCGTTGAAAGCTGGGAAAAAAACTACACGCTCACTGCTCCCATTCCGGGGCGTTTGGTCAAGTTCAAATTCTGGAGTGACAAGCAATTTGTAAAAGCCGGGGAAGAGGTTGTGACCGTGGTTCCTGAAGAAGGGCAGGGTATCATTGCAAAAATTAACATGCCTTTGGCCAACTCAGGCAAAGTCAAACAAGGCCATAAAATTCTGATCAAACTGGCCGGTTATCCGTTTCAGGAATTCGGTTTGATAGAAAGCCAGGTCGATACGATTTCATTGCTGCCCGATAAAGATCATTACAGCGTTCAGGCAAAGTTGGCTTATCCGCTTATAACCAGCGCCAATAAAATGCTGCCGTTCGAACAGGAAATGCAGGGCAGAGCCGATATAGTGACAGAGGACATGCGGCTGCTGGAACGGGTCTTTTATCAAATCCGAAGGCTGTTGCTGGACAGAGGCAATTTGGTTTGA
- the lon gene encoding endopeptidase La encodes MAIQDLKKLLSGTKKASENALSKTLPEDLPQLPRLPDDALIIVPVRATVLFPQVVMPLVIGRKLSVEALQQAIRLEKPIGLLMQRDNNDIDPKPDDLYTTGTAAEILRYIAIPDGTHHVACQGTQRFRVKTFIPDYPFLAAHVELYEEPEVSSRDIDARVITVKEKAIEVLNLTRQSAIEVVNAIQSMTNPSLLADLIASYLIEKAEEKQEILALFDIQLRFDKILELLNYRIEVLKLSNQINEQTQESMGQKQREFMLREQMKAIQKELGEGEENSAEIEEISKAITAANMPEEAEKQARKELSRLQHMSDASGEYSMVRTYLDWLTELPWSKASPGVIDIAKARDILNADHYGLDKIKQRILEFLAVRKLNPNGKSPILCFTGPPGVGKTSLGRSIARASGREFVRTSLGGVHDEAEIRGHRRTYIGALPGNIIQSIRKAGTNNPVFMLDEMDKLGSGIQGDPSSALLEVLDPEQNSTFRDNYLGVAFDLSHVMFIGTANVLDNIPIPLRDRMEVIELTGYTLDEKAQIARRYLVGRQLETNGLTAEQCSISDAAIETIIQDYTREAGCRNLEREIGTVFRRVAMRIAEGLVLNENVEAEHIPEMLGPKKFDSEVAMRTSVPGVATGLAWTPVGGDILFIEATKVPGSGKLILTGQLGDVMKESAQAALSLVKSHATTLNLNPDIFEKNDIHVHVPAGAIPKDGPSAGVAMFTALYSALSDRIVQSDIAMTGEISLRGLVLPVGGIKEKVIAAARAGIKTVMLPARNQRDFQEIPEAVRNQLNFVWLEKVDDALTGVEDENQSGNAGSDS; translated from the coding sequence ATGGCCATCCAGGACCTTAAAAAACTGTTATCGGGTACGAAAAAGGCATCAGAAAATGCCCTATCGAAAACATTGCCAGAGGATTTACCACAACTCCCACGGCTCCCTGACGATGCGCTCATCATTGTACCAGTCCGCGCTACAGTTCTTTTTCCTCAAGTGGTTATGCCGCTGGTGATTGGCCGCAAACTCTCCGTAGAGGCCTTGCAACAGGCTATCCGTTTGGAAAAGCCGATTGGTTTACTGATGCAGCGCGATAACAATGACATCGACCCAAAACCGGATGATCTTTACACGACAGGGACTGCGGCGGAAATACTGCGCTACATCGCTATTCCTGACGGCACGCATCATGTTGCTTGCCAAGGTACGCAACGCTTTCGCGTCAAGACATTCATTCCGGATTATCCTTTTTTGGCCGCTCACGTTGAACTCTATGAAGAACCTGAAGTAAGCTCGCGGGATATCGATGCACGCGTCATTACGGTCAAAGAAAAGGCCATCGAAGTGCTCAATCTGACCCGGCAATCGGCTATTGAAGTGGTTAATGCCATTCAGTCTATGACAAATCCGTCCCTATTGGCCGATTTGATTGCCAGTTATCTGATTGAAAAAGCAGAAGAAAAGCAGGAAATTCTGGCATTGTTTGATATCCAGCTACGCTTTGACAAAATTCTGGAATTACTCAATTACCGGATCGAGGTATTAAAACTCTCGAACCAGATCAATGAACAAACCCAGGAAAGCATGGGCCAAAAGCAGCGCGAGTTTATGCTGCGCGAACAAATGAAGGCCATTCAGAAAGAATTGGGCGAAGGTGAGGAAAATTCCGCCGAAATTGAAGAAATCAGTAAGGCCATCACTGCCGCCAACATGCCTGAAGAAGCTGAAAAACAAGCCCGCAAGGAACTGAGCCGTTTACAGCATATGTCGGATGCCAGCGGCGAATATTCAATGGTGCGCACTTACCTTGACTGGCTGACCGAATTGCCCTGGTCAAAAGCCAGTCCGGGCGTCATTGATATTGCCAAAGCAAGAGACATTCTTAATGCCGATCATTATGGCCTGGATAAAATCAAACAGCGTATCCTGGAGTTTCTGGCGGTTCGCAAATTAAACCCAAACGGCAAAAGTCCGATTCTCTGTTTTACAGGGCCTCCCGGTGTCGGTAAAACATCATTGGGCCGCAGTATTGCAAGGGCGAGCGGACGCGAATTTGTAAGAACCAGCCTCGGAGGCGTCCACGATGAAGCCGAAATCCGGGGCCATCGCCGCACCTACATAGGCGCATTACCGGGCAATATCATTCAATCAATACGTAAAGCTGGCACCAATAACCCGGTATTTATGCTGGATGAAATGGATAAACTCGGTTCCGGCATCCAGGGTGATCCGTCTTCGGCTTTACTGGAAGTGCTTGATCCGGAGCAAAACTCAACATTCCGCGATAATTATCTGGGTGTTGCGTTTGACCTGAGCCATGTCATGTTTATCGGCACCGCCAACGTGCTGGATAACATCCCCATCCCGTTACGCGACCGTATGGAAGTGATTGAATTAACCGGTTATACCCTGGATGAAAAAGCCCAGATAGCGCGGCGATACCTTGTAGGCAGACAGCTGGAAACGAACGGCCTGACAGCCGAACAATGCAGCATCAGCGATGCCGCAATAGAGACCATCATTCAGGACTACACCCGTGAAGCCGGTTGCAGAAACCTGGAACGCGAGATCGGCACCGTCTTTCGCCGGGTTGCGATGCGTATCGCTGAAGGACTCGTGCTTAATGAAAATGTTGAAGCCGAGCATATTCCCGAGATGTTGGGACCCAAAAAATTTGACAGCGAAGTCGCAATGCGCACCAGTGTTCCGGGCGTTGCAACAGGTCTGGCCTGGACGCCCGTAGGCGGCGACATCCTGTTTATTGAAGCCACCAAAGTACCCGGCAGCGGCAAGCTCATTCTCACCGGCCAGCTCGGCGACGTGATGAAAGAAAGCGCCCAGGCCGCGTTAAGTCTGGTCAAATCGCACGCAACCACACTGAATTTAAATCCGGACATCTTCGAAAAAAACGACATTCATGTTCACGTGCCCGCCGGTGCCATTCCCAAAGACGGCCCCAGCGCAGGAGTCGCAATGTTCACCGCACTTTACTCTGCACTTTCAGACCGGATTGTTCAAAGTGATATCGCCATGACCGGAGAAATCAGCCTGCGCGGTCTGGTACTCCCGGTCGGCGGCATCAAAGAAAAAGTCATTGCCGCAGCCAGAGCCGGTATCAAAACCGTCATGCTCCCGGCACGTAATCAACGCGATTTCCAGGAAATACCCGAAGCGGTCAGAAATCAGCTGAATTTTGTCTGGCTGGAAAAAGTCGATGATGCGTTGACAGGTGTTGAAGATGAGAATCAATCGGGCAACGCAGGGTCTGACAGTTAA
- a CDS encoding zinc-dependent alcohol dehydrogenase family protein codes for MKAMVLKKICNLKDNQFPLELMELPVPVPDEHEILLKVSTCGVCHTELDEIEGRTSPESLPMVLGHQVVGQVEAIGSKVSVVKTGDRVGVAWIFSACEVCKFCLEGMENLCQAFKATGRDAFGGYAQFMTVSEKFVYPLPHTISDVHAAPLLCAGAIGYRSLRLTGLQDGQRLGLTGFGASGHLVLKMVRHRFPNSAVFVFARSAEEQAFAKELGAVWAGHTNERAPFKLDCIIDTTPAWKPVVEALANLESGGRLVINAIRKEGDRESLLALDYPEHLWLEKEIKSVANITRLDVIEFLSLAAEMNLQPEVQLFPLEQANEALIELKTGKIRGAKVLVID; via the coding sequence ATGAAAGCCATGGTGTTGAAAAAAATCTGTAATCTCAAAGACAATCAATTCCCTCTAGAGTTGATGGAGTTGCCTGTTCCCGTGCCGGATGAGCATGAAATACTGCTGAAAGTATCAACCTGCGGGGTTTGCCATACTGAGCTGGATGAAATCGAAGGGCGCACTTCGCCGGAAAGTCTGCCCATGGTGCTGGGGCATCAAGTGGTAGGCCAAGTCGAAGCTATTGGCAGCAAAGTCAGTGTGGTAAAGACTGGCGACAGGGTTGGTGTAGCGTGGATTTTTTCAGCATGCGAAGTCTGCAAGTTCTGTTTGGAAGGTATGGAAAATCTGTGTCAAGCCTTCAAGGCGACAGGCCGCGATGCCTTTGGCGGTTATGCGCAGTTTATGACAGTATCAGAAAAGTTTGTCTACCCCCTTCCGCACACGATATCGGATGTTCATGCCGCTCCTTTACTGTGTGCCGGTGCCATCGGCTACCGTTCGTTGCGCCTGACCGGTCTGCAAGATGGTCAGCGGCTCGGCCTGACTGGTTTTGGCGCATCCGGTCATCTGGTTTTAAAAATGGTCCGGCACCGTTTTCCGAATTCAGCCGTATTTGTTTTTGCCCGAAGCGCCGAGGAACAGGCCTTTGCAAAAGAGCTGGGAGCGGTCTGGGCCGGTCATACTAATGAACGGGCGCCGTTTAAGCTGGATTGTATTATTGATACGACACCGGCCTGGAAACCGGTTGTTGAGGCGTTGGCCAATCTGGAGTCAGGCGGAAGACTGGTAATTAATGCCATACGCAAAGAGGGTGACCGGGAAAGTTTGCTGGCGCTTGATTATCCGGAACATCTCTGGCTGGAAAAAGAAATAAAAAGTGTTGCCAATATAACCCGGCTTGATGTCATTGAATTTTTGAGTCTGGCAGCTGAAATGAACCTTCAGCCTGAGGTTCAGTTATTTCCGCTGGAGCAGGCCAACGAGGCATTGATCGAGTTGAAAACCGGAAAAATTCGGGGTGCCAAGGTTTTGGTAATCGATTGA
- a CDS encoding Mut7-C RNAse domain-containing protein, protein MTSEYRAEFRFYGTLNDFLPQSQRKQTMQYRFKGHPGVKDPIEVFGVPHTEVDLITVNGEAEGFDYQLQANDRVAVYPAFKSLDISPLLKLREKIFTHPRFVLDVNLGKLAKLLRLLGFDCLYRNDYLDKDVANIAVNEQRIILTRDRRLLFIKQITHGYWVRAVDVLTQADEVLTRFDLHDCITPFVRCLVCNGLLNPVAKNAIIGKLKPKTRLYYEEFHRCHDCGRIYWKGSHIEHMTQRYAEFLKVKV, encoded by the coding sequence ATGACATCAGAATACAGGGCCGAATTTCGTTTCTACGGGACGCTCAATGATTTTTTACCGCAGAGCCAGCGTAAGCAGACCATGCAATACCGTTTCAAAGGTCACCCCGGCGTTAAAGATCCGATTGAAGTTTTTGGTGTCCCTCACACCGAGGTCGACCTCATTACTGTCAATGGCGAGGCGGAGGGATTTGATTATCAACTTCAAGCAAACGACCGTGTTGCTGTTTACCCGGCTTTTAAAAGCCTGGACATCAGTCCATTACTTAAATTGCGTGAAAAGATCTTTACTCATCCGCGCTTTGTTCTGGACGTGAATCTGGGCAAACTTGCCAAACTTCTGCGTTTGCTGGGCTTCGACTGTCTTTATCGCAATGACTACCTCGATAAAGACGTGGCAAATATTGCGGTAAACGAGCAGCGCATTATACTGACCCGTGACCGCCGTTTGCTGTTCATCAAACAGATCACGCACGGCTATTGGGTTAGGGCTGTCGATGTCTTGACTCAAGCGGATGAAGTCCTGACCCGGTTCGACCTGCACGATTGCATTACCCCCTTCGTTCGCTGTCTGGTTTGTAACGGCTTACTGAACCCGGTCGCCAAAAACGCTATCATCGGCAAACTTAAACCTAAAACCAGACTTTACTACGAAGAATTCCATCGCTGCCATGACTGCGGGCGAATATACTGGAAAGGTTCGCATATAGAGCACATGACGCAACGGTATGCCGAATTTTTAAAGGTAAAAGTCTAG